A portion of the Halodesulfovibrio sp. MK-HDV genome contains these proteins:
- a CDS encoding linear amide C-N hydrolase has translation MLKIKWLLVLFCCAILVSNATIAQACTGVKTQATDGAVAFARTLEFGTPLKSDILFVPRGQDWVSPAPDGNDGMTWQNKYAFLGPNAFGEKMFVDGINEKELYLGGFWFPGIASFPKATDNDAANIIAPQAFGAFILGTCATLDEVRKAISKIQLVGVTFKKMGMILPMHWIIMDKTGKSIVVEPINGKIVVADNPVNVFTNSPPFAWHLQNLSNYANLTSRNSAPTTIRDYNVAPIGQGSGMVGLPGDFTPPSRFVRMALLSNSVESIATADEAVNQAFLLINNISIVKGVAVDIKPDDSVSADYTQWTAVYDLKRHRCYFRTYDNQDIRMVQLDKLPLESDQILTIPMWNSKPEYKDITKQAK, from the coding sequence ATGCTAAAGATTAAATGGTTATTAGTTCTATTCTGTTGTGCAATCTTAGTTTCCAATGCAACAATTGCTCAGGCCTGCACTGGAGTAAAAACTCAAGCTACAGACGGAGCCGTTGCTTTTGCCCGTACGTTAGAATTTGGTACCCCTCTCAAGTCCGACATCCTATTTGTACCGCGTGGGCAAGACTGGGTAAGCCCTGCACCAGACGGAAATGATGGCATGACATGGCAAAACAAATATGCATTTCTTGGCCCCAACGCTTTTGGCGAAAAAATGTTTGTTGATGGCATAAATGAGAAGGAGCTTTATCTCGGGGGATTTTGGTTTCCCGGAATTGCAAGCTTCCCAAAAGCGACAGATAATGATGCCGCCAATATTATTGCACCTCAAGCATTTGGTGCATTCATTTTAGGAACATGTGCTACTCTGGATGAAGTAAGAAAAGCAATTTCTAAAATTCAGCTTGTAGGTGTCACTTTTAAAAAAATGGGAATGATCTTACCTATGCATTGGATCATAATGGATAAAACAGGAAAATCCATTGTCGTAGAACCAATTAATGGTAAAATTGTAGTTGCAGACAACCCCGTAAACGTATTTACAAATTCTCCACCATTCGCATGGCACCTGCAGAATCTATCAAACTACGCAAATCTAACTTCGAGAAACAGCGCCCCTACAACCATTCGTGATTATAATGTGGCACCAATTGGACAAGGATCTGGAATGGTCGGGCTCCCCGGCGATTTCACACCACCGTCCCGATTCGTACGTATGGCCTTGCTTAGCAACTCTGTAGAGTCGATTGCAACAGCGGATGAAGCTGTCAATCAGGCTTTTCTGCTTATTAACAACATCTCTATTGTAAAAGGAGTGGCTGTAGATATTAAGCCAGACGATTCAGTTTCTGCAGACTACACACAATGGACGGCTGTATACGATCTGAAACGTCATCGTTGCTATTTTAGAACATACGACAACCAAGATATTCGCATGGTACAACTTGATAAGTTACCACTTGAAAGCGACCAAATACTCACCATTCCTATGTGGAACTCCAAACCAGAATACAAAGACATAACGAAGCAAGCAAAGTAA
- a CDS encoding NADH:flavin oxidoreductase, translated as MKKIFERTQIGKMSLKNRLVRGATWENLAEYDGRMTEKLSTLYGELAQGGVGMIITGYAFVMPDEQPNPGMMGISDDKFIEQYKALTDMVHEHDCRIAMQIAYGGSQTNYRVDERTIWGPSEIPDPAFGVTPVPMTKAEINDLVIAYGNAAQRVEAAGFDGVEIHAAHGYLLSQFLTPHTNRRTDEYGGSIENRSRILVEVYAEIRRRVGDFPVFLKINAEDFIEDGLTFEDSMYVAKLFDTLGIDILDISGGTFASGKKIPCRGKISGPEKEAYHAQYAARIAEEVSVTVLVSGGIRTPQVIENVLNTTGIQLVGMARPLLAEPELPNRWLSGDEGSPKCISCNGCFSPKPKGSYPCVLRPYVAFEA; from the coding sequence ATGAAAAAAATTTTTGAGCGTACCCAGATTGGTAAGATGTCATTAAAGAATAGACTGGTTCGTGGTGCCACATGGGAAAATCTTGCAGAATATGATGGGCGGATGACAGAAAAGTTGTCCACTCTTTATGGAGAGCTGGCTCAAGGTGGTGTCGGGATGATTATTACCGGTTATGCGTTTGTAATGCCGGATGAACAACCGAATCCCGGGATGATGGGAATATCTGATGACAAATTTATTGAGCAGTACAAAGCGCTCACCGATATGGTTCATGAACATGACTGTCGTATTGCTATGCAGATTGCATACGGTGGCTCTCAAACAAATTATCGAGTAGATGAGCGTACTATTTGGGGGCCTTCAGAGATACCTGACCCTGCTTTTGGCGTTACACCAGTTCCCATGACTAAGGCAGAGATCAATGATCTTGTTATTGCGTACGGTAATGCTGCGCAGCGCGTTGAAGCAGCAGGTTTTGACGGTGTGGAAATTCACGCAGCACATGGCTATCTGCTGAGCCAATTTTTAACTCCGCATACAAATCGTCGTACTGACGAATATGGTGGAAGCATCGAAAATCGATCACGCATTCTTGTTGAAGTGTATGCAGAGATTCGACGTCGTGTTGGCGATTTTCCTGTATTTCTTAAAATTAATGCTGAAGATTTTATTGAAGACGGTTTAACCTTTGAAGACAGTATGTACGTAGCGAAACTATTTGATACTTTGGGAATTGATATTCTCGATATCTCAGGTGGAACTTTTGCTTCGGGTAAAAAGATTCCCTGCCGTGGAAAGATCTCTGGGCCGGAAAAAGAAGCATACCACGCACAATATGCGGCTAGAATTGCCGAGGAAGTTAGCGTGACTGTTTTGGTGAGTGGTGGTATTCGTACGCCGCAGGTTATTGAGAATGTGTTGAACACAACGGGCATTCAGCTTGTCGGAATGGCAAGGCCTCTGCTTGCAGAGCCAGAATTGCCAAATCGTTGGCTTTCCGGTGATGAAGGTTCTCCGAAATGTATTTCTTGTAATGGCTGTTTCTCTCCAAAACCTAAGGGTAGCTACCCATGTGTGCTGCGCCCTTATGTAGCTTTTGAAGCATAA
- a CDS encoding dihydrofolate reductase family protein: protein MPNFVFIGASIDGYIADRNNKLDFLECIPNPENVDFGFQDFMQSVDCVIMGRNTFETILGFGGEWHYSKPVFVLSSSLTSVPDKLKDNVEIMQGEINDIITALNKRGFSRLYIDGANVIQSFLKKDMIDEVIISTVPMLLGGGTKLFGMLPAHLSFEHMETQVLLNALVQTRYKRKKE, encoded by the coding sequence ATGCCAAACTTCGTTTTTATTGGTGCAAGCATCGATGGATACATTGCTGACAGAAATAATAAATTGGATTTCCTTGAGTGCATCCCAAATCCTGAAAACGTAGATTTTGGATTTCAAGATTTTATGCAGAGCGTTGATTGTGTCATAATGGGAAGAAATACATTTGAGACAATACTCGGATTTGGTGGGGAATGGCATTACTCAAAGCCAGTATTTGTTCTTAGCTCGTCCTTAACTTCTGTCCCTGACAAACTCAAAGATAACGTAGAAATCATGCAGGGTGAAATTAATGACATCATCACTGCCTTGAATAAAAGAGGATTTAGTAGGCTCTATATTGATGGCGCTAACGTCATTCAGAGCTTTCTTAAAAAAGATATGATCGATGAAGTCATTATTTCCACAGTTCCAATGTTGCTTGGGGGAGGGACGAAACTGTTTGGAATGCTCCCGGCACATCTTTCTTTTGAACATATGGAAACTCAAGTACTTCTCAATGCACTTGTTCAAACGCGTTATAAGCGAAAAAAAGAATAA
- the queF gene encoding preQ(1) synthase has protein sequence MSITKSQDKTDHLQALGKGGETTYQLDGPHSGILETFPNNYPNRPYIVSVEFPEYTSLCPMTGQPDFGLIIVEYIPKERIVESKSIKLYFFAYRNHQSFMETIANTMLEDFVEALDPLWCRVKGLFSPRGATTLHVFAEHFDTGADNLDEIKVIVSEWKQEASRHSS, from the coding sequence ATGTCTATTACCAAAAGTCAGGATAAAACAGACCACCTTCAAGCATTAGGCAAGGGTGGAGAAACTACATATCAGCTCGATGGACCACATTCTGGAATTCTTGAAACATTTCCGAATAATTACCCTAATCGACCATACATTGTGAGCGTAGAATTTCCCGAGTATACCTCACTTTGTCCTATGACCGGCCAGCCGGACTTTGGCTTGATCATCGTGGAGTATATTCCTAAAGAACGTATTGTGGAGTCTAAAAGTATCAAGTTGTATTTCTTCGCATATCGTAACCACCAGTCTTTTATGGAGACCATAGCGAACACGATGCTTGAAGATTTTGTTGAAGCGCTTGACCCGCTTTGGTGTCGTGTGAAGGGGCTGTTCAGCCCGCGTGGCGCGACCACGTTGCATGTATTTGCTGAGCATTTTGATACTGGAGCTGATAATTTAGATGAAATTAAAGTAATAGTTTCAGAATGGAAGCAGGAAGCTAGCCGTCATTCTTCGTAA
- a CDS encoding phosphate ABC transporter substrate-binding protein has product MKFTYKVFALLFIFSLCISMPSHASGLDVFANQSGTIAIAGGTAHIPVMKAAAKRIMMKNADIRITIAGGGSGVGIQKVGEGLVNIGNAGRAASKKEKAKYNLTSFPFAIDGVATVLSAHNSVTALTTTQIQNIFSGKITNWKELGGEDAAIHIYTRDEASGTRSVYWKKLLKKGKIVDSANVVASNGAMKVAIAQDPHGIGFIGIGTLDSTVKAPALDGVSVSQETAKNGTYKIVRKLYMNTNGTPSGIVKSFIDYILSDDCTDIIVSSGYLPLH; this is encoded by the coding sequence ATGAAATTTACCTATAAAGTTTTTGCACTTCTATTCATATTTTCCTTATGCATCAGCATGCCTTCTCATGCATCCGGTTTGGATGTTTTTGCGAATCAGTCTGGCACAATAGCCATTGCAGGGGGCACCGCCCATATTCCTGTTATGAAGGCCGCAGCAAAGCGCATAATGATGAAAAACGCTGACATTCGCATCACTATTGCAGGTGGTGGTTCCGGCGTTGGGATTCAAAAGGTGGGTGAAGGTCTTGTTAATATAGGTAACGCTGGTAGAGCTGCTAGTAAGAAAGAAAAAGCAAAATACAACCTGACTTCTTTTCCATTTGCAATTGACGGTGTTGCCACAGTTCTTTCTGCTCACAACTCTGTAACTGCCCTGACTACAACGCAGATTCAGAATATTTTTTCTGGTAAAATTACGAACTGGAAAGAATTAGGCGGCGAAGATGCTGCTATTCATATTTACACTCGCGATGAAGCTAGTGGAACCAGAAGCGTTTATTGGAAAAAATTACTCAAAAAGGGAAAAATTGTTGATTCTGCGAATGTTGTAGCATCTAATGGCGCCATGAAAGTAGCTATCGCTCAAGATCCTCATGGTATAGGCTTTATTGGTATTGGCACATTAGACAGTACCGTTAAAGCCCCTGCTCTGGATGGCGTTAGTGTATCACAGGAAACAGCTAAAAATGGTACATACAAAATTGTTCGTAAACTTTACATGAATACGAACGGTACCCCTTCCGGCATTGTAAAATCATTCATTGACTATATTCTTTCAGATGATTGCACGGATATTATCGTTTCCAGTGGATATTTACCACTACACTAG
- a CDS encoding queuosine precursor transporter, translating into MDSFDRKALALLLSLFVGGLVVAALISSKIIMVAGFAVPAGVLAYSLTFIVSDVISEVWGKECANDIVQCGFITLVMTSALAWIAVAWPAAPFWGGQDSFSAVIGNTPRIVAASLVAYIVSQKHDIWLFHLLKEKTNSKHLWLRNNVSTIVSQLIDSTIFVTIAFWGILPVGEVILGQWLVKLAIAALDTPIVYILCHALRKQTQAAEVV; encoded by the coding sequence ATGGATTCTTTTGACCGCAAAGCGCTTGCTTTGCTGTTAAGCCTGTTTGTTGGCGGACTTGTTGTTGCGGCGCTTATTTCCAGTAAAATTATTATGGTTGCAGGATTTGCTGTGCCAGCAGGGGTGCTAGCATACTCTCTGACTTTTATTGTTTCTGACGTGATAAGTGAAGTCTGGGGCAAAGAATGCGCCAACGATATTGTTCAATGTGGTTTTATTACATTAGTTATGACATCCGCGCTTGCATGGATTGCTGTTGCATGGCCGGCTGCTCCTTTCTGGGGCGGACAAGACAGTTTTTCTGCTGTTATCGGAAATACTCCCCGCATTGTTGCAGCTTCATTGGTTGCTTATATCGTAAGCCAAAAGCACGACATTTGGCTTTTTCATCTTCTTAAAGAAAAGACAAACAGCAAGCACCTATGGTTACGGAATAACGTGTCCACTATTGTCTCCCAACTCATTGATTCAACAATATTTGTGACTATCGCATTTTGGGGAATTTTACCTGTTGGCGAAGTAATACTCGGCCAATGGCTGGTTAAATTAGCAATTGCTGCTCTTGATACTCCAATAGTGTACATACTGTGCCATGCATTGCGGAAACAAACTCAAGCCGCAGAGGTCGTATAA
- a CDS encoding heavy metal response regulator transcription factor produces MSTNATKILLVEDQETAATYIAKGLREEGFVVDVAHNGPDGLHYFLTEEYSLAILDIMLPGIDGLTILETAKKANRKSAVLFLTARDGVEDRVRGLELGADDYLVKPFAFAELLARIRALLRRCSPIITAETDLIVGDLTLNLLTHQASRAGKIIELTPKEFALLQLFMRRKGEVLTRTVLAEQLWGISFDCDTNVVDVAVSRLRIKIDADATQKLIHTQRGVGYVLKAEG; encoded by the coding sequence ATGTCCACCAACGCTACTAAAATTCTCTTGGTTGAAGATCAGGAAACTGCCGCCACATATATTGCCAAAGGCCTTCGGGAAGAAGGTTTTGTTGTGGATGTTGCCCATAACGGTCCAGACGGGTTGCACTACTTTTTGACTGAAGAATATTCGTTGGCGATTCTTGATATTATGTTGCCTGGTATTGATGGGCTTACCATTCTTGAAACTGCTAAAAAGGCAAATAGAAAATCAGCCGTTTTATTTCTTACTGCTCGAGATGGTGTAGAAGATCGTGTTCGTGGGCTTGAGCTTGGTGCGGATGACTATCTAGTTAAACCATTCGCATTTGCTGAACTATTGGCTCGAATTAGGGCATTATTACGACGTTGTTCACCTATTATTACTGCTGAAACGGACTTGATTGTCGGCGATTTAACATTAAATCTTTTGACGCATCAGGCATCGCGAGCCGGAAAAATTATCGAGCTTACTCCTAAGGAATTTGCCCTGCTGCAACTTTTTATGCGACGCAAAGGTGAGGTTCTCACACGTACCGTGCTTGCTGAACAACTTTGGGGAATTAGCTTTGATTGTGACACCAATGTGGTTGATGTGGCTGTAAGCAGGTTGCGAATTAAAATAGATGCTGATGCAACGCAGAAACTTATTCATACACAGCGGGGAGTCGGGTATGTTCTCAAAGCAGAAGGATAA
- a CDS encoding outer membrane lipoprotein carrier protein LolA, whose product MRTFFMSLLVLILLTAPSTSFCKETSLFERIKLANANVSVIKTAFTQCTNLALFDEPLMVSGDLIVEKPQNLRWEYSQPTSSGFILNTDGGLQWSSTGKNCSVMRTELSPSLRMMANQMLRWVNIDEEALSKDFHIKVTESDKPTIMLRPKDGDLARFIKCISIELPASLIGVKTIVVTEANDSLVTLAFQKAEINLKLEPTTFKKP is encoded by the coding sequence ATGCGAACATTTTTTATGAGTTTATTGGTGCTGATTCTTTTGACAGCGCCCTCTACTTCGTTTTGCAAAGAGACCTCTCTTTTTGAACGTATCAAGCTTGCCAATGCAAATGTTTCAGTTATCAAAACAGCCTTTACCCAATGTACCAATCTGGCACTCTTCGATGAACCCTTGATGGTATCGGGTGATCTTATTGTCGAAAAGCCACAGAATTTACGCTGGGAGTATAGTCAGCCTACTTCATCAGGTTTTATTTTAAATACTGATGGTGGATTACAATGGAGCAGTACTGGAAAAAATTGTTCTGTTATGCGTACTGAACTTTCCCCTTCTCTTCGCATGATGGCTAACCAGATGTTGCGTTGGGTAAATATTGATGAAGAAGCTTTGTCTAAAGATTTTCACATTAAGGTTACCGAATCCGATAAGCCAACTATTATGTTGCGCCCTAAAGATGGCGACCTGGCAAGGTTTATTAAGTGCATTTCTATTGAGCTTCCTGCATCACTAATTGGTGTTAAAACTATCGTGGTTACTGAGGCGAATGACAGTTTAGTTACTTTAGCATTTCAGAAGGCAGAAATTAATCTGAAACTGGAACCGACTACATTTAAAAAGCCATAA
- a CDS encoding PstC family ABC transporter permease — protein MLCFYWCPFCVLFFRYGTGFSLLAAGLILSLLILPTIVLILHSQFSQIEPKIRLTAKALGMSEAQKFIYIVFPNARKGMLTAAVLGFGRAVGDTLIPLMLAGNAVSQPESVLDSIRTLTAHIALVVATDSQSDAYLSLFACGLVLFSSTIAVNVGLRWIAGQEASHE, from the coding sequence TTGCTGTGTTTTTATTGGTGCCCTTTTTGCGTTCTTTTTTTCAGATACGGCACAGGTTTTTCCCTCCTCGCAGCCGGACTTATTTTGAGCTTACTTATTCTACCTACTATTGTGCTTATTTTACACAGCCAGTTCTCGCAGATTGAGCCGAAAATACGCTTAACAGCGAAGGCGCTAGGTATGTCTGAAGCACAAAAGTTTATCTACATTGTTTTTCCGAATGCTCGAAAAGGGATGCTTACAGCTGCTGTCCTTGGTTTTGGACGTGCTGTGGGTGATACACTTATTCCTTTGATGCTTGCAGGAAACGCCGTGAGTCAGCCGGAGTCTGTTTTAGACTCTATTCGTACTCTTACTGCACATATTGCCCTAGTTGTTGCGACGGATAGCCAAAGTGATGCGTATCTTTCGCTGTTTGCATGCGGGCTAGTCTTGTTTTCTTCTACTATTGCAGTGAACGTAGGGCTTCGATGGATTGCAGGTCAGGAGGCTTCTCATGAGTAG
- a CDS encoding phosphate ABC transporter ATP-binding protein, with the protein MALTKITHQAIQTENVSIAFNGLPIVKNLTASFPKNKLSVLIGRSGSGKTTLLRSFNRLNECLEGSHTTGKITVTLSDTEHDIYSGTISCEELRRRVGMVFQTPNVLPTSIQNNLIIPLKLALQIQGSEAEARMEHALKQAALWGEVKDRLKSPASHLSGGQQQRLCIARAMVLQPEILLLDEPSASLDFHATRTIEDLLESLSADYTTIVVSHSLAQAQRLADKLYVFSAGELVQTLLKDEVQDSSVMQRTIDSLL; encoded by the coding sequence ATGGCTCTAACAAAAATTACACATCAAGCTATTCAAACAGAGAATGTCTCGATTGCTTTTAATGGACTGCCGATTGTTAAAAACCTTACGGCCTCATTTCCTAAGAACAAACTTTCTGTCCTTATCGGACGTTCTGGTTCCGGAAAGACAACATTACTACGCAGTTTTAATAGGTTAAATGAATGTCTGGAGGGAAGTCATACAACGGGAAAAATTACTGTGACTTTGAGTGATACAGAGCACGATATTTATTCCGGCACAATTTCGTGTGAAGAGCTTCGTCGTCGAGTTGGAATGGTATTTCAAACACCAAACGTACTGCCGACTTCCATACAGAATAACCTTATTATCCCGCTAAAGCTTGCCTTGCAGATTCAAGGTAGTGAAGCTGAAGCCCGTATGGAACATGCTCTAAAACAAGCTGCACTGTGGGGAGAGGTTAAAGATAGACTTAAATCTCCTGCCTCTCATCTTTCCGGTGGTCAGCAGCAGAGATTATGCATCGCAAGAGCGATGGTTTTGCAGCCTGAAATTTTATTATTGGACGAGCCTAGCGCTTCTTTGGATTTTCATGCAACCCGGACCATTGAGGATCTACTTGAATCTCTTTCGGCTGATTATACAACGATTGTTGTTTCTCACAGTCTGGCGCAGGCACAGCGTCTAGCAGATAAACTTTACGTGTTTTCTGCTGGTGAGCTGGTTCAAACCCTCTTGAAAGATGAGGTGCAAGATAGTTCTGTCATGCAGCGTACAATAGACAGCTTACTATAA
- a CDS encoding ABC transporter ATP-binding protein yields MIVIDNLSIELPNFSVSDVSLHIRRGEFFAIMGPTGSGKTLVMESIAGIAPPYTGSIAINDVDISSAPPEDRKVSLVYQDHSLFPHLTVLQNVMYGQRYQQIKKAEGERIARDLLETLNLSHAVDRKPMRLSGGEKQRVSIARALACKPDVLLLDEPLSSLDPQFKADFRAVLKNIHTQTGITIVMVTHDFVDALTLAEQAAVIHKGKLCQQGAVHDIFHHPVSSFVADFVGISNVLPASFTENSCLLFDGALRIPSVRHESMTQGLVAIRPEHVSVREQDTFDPDWVRFTGTLKHLDKYGLAWRGIVECKDQILTTTLDSNAVFANTLHPSMTVHIGFPEAAIHYMRDEAV; encoded by the coding sequence ATGATTGTAATAGATAATCTTTCCATAGAGCTGCCGAATTTTTCCGTATCGGATGTCTCGTTGCATATTCGCCGAGGAGAGTTTTTTGCGATTATGGGACCTACTGGTTCTGGTAAAACTCTAGTAATGGAAAGCATTGCGGGTATTGCTCCGCCGTACACTGGTTCTATTGCGATTAATGATGTGGATATCAGCAGTGCGCCGCCGGAAGATAGAAAAGTGAGCCTCGTGTATCAGGATCACTCACTATTCCCACACCTTACTGTGTTGCAGAATGTTATGTACGGCCAGCGATATCAGCAGATAAAAAAGGCTGAAGGGGAACGAATAGCACGAGATTTGTTGGAAACGCTGAATTTATCTCATGCGGTTGATCGGAAGCCTATGCGGTTGTCTGGTGGAGAGAAACAGCGTGTTTCTATCGCACGTGCACTCGCATGCAAGCCTGATGTGTTGCTGCTTGATGAACCTTTGTCGTCTCTAGATCCGCAATTTAAAGCCGATTTTCGTGCGGTATTGAAAAACATTCATACTCAGACAGGTATTACTATAGTTATGGTCACACATGACTTTGTGGATGCACTTACATTGGCGGAGCAAGCGGCAGTTATTCATAAAGGTAAACTTTGTCAGCAAGGAGCTGTGCACGATATTTTCCACCACCCTGTTTCGTCTTTTGTAGCAGATTTCGTGGGCATTTCTAATGTGCTTCCTGCTTCGTTTACTGAGAACTCCTGTCTACTTTTTGATGGAGCATTGCGGATTCCGTCTGTTCGGCACGAATCTATGACACAGGGACTTGTAGCGATTAGGCCGGAGCATGTTTCGGTTCGTGAGCAGGATACGTTTGATCCGGATTGGGTTCGTTTTACCGGTACATTAAAGCATCTTGATAAATATGGCTTAGCATGGCGCGGTATTGTTGAGTGCAAGGATCAAATATTAACGACAACACTTGATTCAAATGCTGTTTTCGCCAACACACTCCACCCCTCCATGACGGTTCATATTGGTTTCCCTGAAGCCGCAATTCACTATATGAGGGACGAGGCCGTTTAG
- a CDS encoding PstA family ABC transporter permease gives MSRIKEHLLSIVTYAAPIIVVGAVVLLLGFLCVKGVPSLSVALIFGDASPYDVLFSGVPVFDGIWPACVGTLYLVLLSCSLSIPVGIMTGIYLTEFAPEKLKRPVTFLTDLLAGIPSIIMGLFGFSLILLARKTIFPQAVTGLWLSALCIAVLILPYCINSTVIALSSLPEDLKLIGPSLGFSPVQSTFYIRIPLALRGIMSGVILSIGRASEDTAVILLTGVVANAGVPRNIFDKYEALPFKVYYLAAQFQSQAELAQGFGTALILLLQTTCLFLAAHYLRRTMERKWL, from the coding sequence ATGAGTAGAATTAAAGAACATCTGCTTTCTATAGTTACGTATGCGGCTCCGATTATTGTTGTAGGAGCTGTTGTTCTGCTATTGGGGTTTCTTTGTGTTAAGGGGGTACCTTCATTATCCGTAGCTCTTATTTTTGGAGACGCCTCTCCCTATGATGTCTTGTTTAGTGGAGTACCTGTTTTTGATGGGATATGGCCAGCGTGTGTTGGGACACTGTACCTCGTATTGCTGTCTTGTAGCCTCTCGATTCCCGTTGGGATTATGACGGGGATCTATCTTACTGAATTCGCGCCAGAGAAGTTGAAAAGACCTGTTACGTTTTTGACAGATTTGCTCGCAGGTATTCCATCGATTATTATGGGACTTTTTGGTTTTTCACTTATCTTGCTTGCGCGGAAGACCATTTTTCCACAGGCTGTCACAGGGCTTTGGCTTTCTGCGTTATGTATTGCGGTGCTTATACTGCCCTATTGTATAAACTCTACCGTAATCGCACTTTCCAGTTTGCCTGAAGATCTCAAACTGATCGGACCATCTCTTGGCTTTAGTCCTGTACAAAGTACATTTTACATCCGCATTCCATTGGCTTTGCGCGGGATAATGAGCGGTGTAATTTTATCTATCGGTCGAGCCTCAGAGGATACTGCGGTCATCCTTTTAACCGGTGTAGTGGCAAACGCTGGGGTACCTCGGAATATTTTTGATAAATATGAGGCTCTGCCATTTAAAGTATACTATCTTGCTGCTCAATTTCAGAGTCAGGCAGAGCTGGCGCAAGGTTTTGGGACAGCCTTAATTTTGTTGTTACAGACGACTTGTCTCTTTCTGGCTGCTCATTACTTACGCCGAACAATGGAACGAAAATGGCTCTAA
- a CDS encoding TetR/AcrR family transcriptional regulator produces MQDTKNTILDVAEDFIRRNGLNAVSYKHISDVVGIKKASIHYHFPQKKDLVNALLLRCEQTYGCEYQSIVSSALSAPEKLRKIADVFKQGTVAGKVCLMGVLSSDLTSLDESSRLILEKTAESTVATYAAIFEQGRIEGSMHFDGSDYNAAYAFFSMLIGAQIMARVKGGAEALQAASDAVIDGYLKN; encoded by the coding sequence ATGCAAGATACAAAAAATACTATTCTAGATGTAGCTGAAGACTTTATTCGGCGAAACGGGCTTAATGCTGTAAGTTATAAGCATATCAGCGATGTTGTTGGTATTAAGAAAGCCAGCATTCATTACCATTTTCCGCAAAAAAAGGATTTGGTAAATGCCCTTCTTCTCCGTTGTGAACAAACATACGGCTGTGAGTATCAAAGCATTGTGTCCAGTGCCTTGTCTGCACCGGAAAAACTTCGCAAGATTGCGGATGTTTTCAAGCAAGGTACTGTTGCTGGAAAAGTTTGCCTAATGGGCGTTCTCAGTTCAGACCTGACATCACTTGATGAAAGCTCTCGGTTGATTCTAGAAAAGACCGCAGAAAGTACTGTTGCAACGTATGCAGCAATCTTCGAACAAGGACGGATAGAAGGATCAATGCATTTTGATGGTTCTGACTATAATGCAGCCTATGCCTTCTTTTCAATGCTCATTGGTGCACAGATTATGGCACGAGTAAAAGGTGGAGCTGAGGCTCTACAGGCTGCGTCTGATGCAGTGATTGACGGATATCTTAAAAATTAG